CACACCACCACAACTTATATATACATTGTAATTATATCATTTACCGTCTGGTGACAAGAAACATGTCTAACTCTCTCCTCATCTATCCCCGTTCTTCTAGCTAACTCATGGAGTTATGAACAAGGAGTTGAAAGCTTGCAATAATCCTGAGGACCTTGAGTGTAACGAGAACGTGAAGCACAAGACCAAGGAGTACATCAAGAAGTACATGCAGAGATTTGGCTCCGTGTACAGGCCCAAGGAGGACACAGAGGTGTACTAGCCTCAGAGGCCGCAGACGTTTCACTCCGCTCTATAACACAGGAGAAGCACAGATTTGCCTTTCCGTTCACTCCTTCGTGTATGAACTGGCCAGCCTGAACCGTGAAGTAGTTTCTTACGCATATTTATGACTTAAATTATGCACTGCTGCCCAAGAAGCTCTCCAGGCCCCATGGATCGCGTAGGAGCCCTATGATTCTGACTGTTGGAGACTCAAGCGTCACTGAACCGACCGAGACTCCAGGTGCAGTGTTCTCAAAGGACAACACTGAGGGGTGCTACAGAGACTAATGTTTTCACTGACTGTTtgatttttagcatttttgtttttttttccatttgtggCTCTTAAATGTTCCCGAGATGATCACCTCAATTCCACTTTTTAAACTCGTATAGACCTGAGTGAGAATTACTCGACAGAATCTGCTTTGGTATGATATTTATCAAAGTTTCTTTGTTACTTTCCACTGTTTCAAATGGATCAATGACAGAACAGTCCAGTCCCacctcttgtttttcttgtgcaCGCTTTCAAACTCCcccttacccccccccccccgccactGATTCTGTATCTGGTGCTGCTTTTTAACTGGACTGTGGAGGTCCAAGCTTCCACTCCTCAAACCCTGCCTTCTAACCACAAGACTTTGGAGCCTCTGTCGTTTTATGAATGCATGATGTAGGCTGAGGTCAGAGTGGTATCCTTATGGAAATTCCTTCATTTTCCATGTCTCCTGCTACATGTACTGGGATGAGCTTTTTACTTACAATACACTTAGGGATCTCAGTGAACAGCAGGTTGGCTGTTAGTGGTTAGTGATCAATATTTCCATGTCTTTTTTATCAATTTATGTATAATAACGGGAGCAGGGTTTGAATGCTATGTTTGATGTGCTGTTTAGCTGTGTatcaatccccccccccccacttccTGTTCAACTCCTCCTCCCAGTTTGTTCCGcccttgtttcttcttcttacaGGAATGACGCTGAAGATGAAGGTTGTAGCATTGCAGTTTTAACAGTTTCTTAACATCATGTGTGTTctcgttcttttttttttcttttctttttttaccacTGTTAGTCTGAGTTAGACGTTATAGAGACACTTAGGCCGGCCTTGCTTCACAAACTTATTCATTTCCGAGATTCTTCCTGGTGTCAAATTAGTTTCATTAGCATTAGGTTGCCAATCTGTTGCAGCCTATGAAATTGCATTAAAGTTCCAACATATGTACATTGCTTTATATGTGAATATATTGAATAGTAGTTTTTGGGAATGTTTAAATAAGCAGAAACTTTGTAAAAGGAATATCATTTCATGGTTGAAAGTGTAAATACCTGTAATATTACCGAAGCTGCACGCAGGAGAGTAGGGTCAGGGAGCACAGTGAAGCCCACCCATCCTCACCAGCTCAACCCTCCTGATGCAGTTCCCAATTCAGTCTGTCAAACTCAAAACTCCACTGACACACAGCGCtctattttatttcagtggTGGGGGAgactttcatgtgtttctcttttttgtttgtttctttgtttattattatttttctatgtACAAAGTACGTTTCACCCTACTCTACTGTAAGTATTGTGTAAGCACATTGTCATACCGAgtgtacaaacattttaaaaagataataaaccttttttgtaaaattatttCCCTTTTCCCTGCCTTGTAGCGGAAACCGTTTTGCTTGGGTGTCAGTTAAATAGACTGGAGCAGATATAAGCAAACGTGACTGACCTCTGTTACATGATTAACTGCTGAGTGCACACCCAATCCCATTTTAGATTGGCTCACTCCTCTAAGAAGGGGCGCACATGGCATGAATGCATGTACAGCACATAACGCAGCGTCAGGCCAGATGTTTGGCCCTAGTAAAGGGAATCAAAGTGATCAACTGCCTTCATTAGAGACGTTCAGTGCACTCTAAATATGGAGAGCCATGACAAGTGGAGAGAAGCGCTGCTGTGcttcccctctctccttcttccttagtcccaacccccctcccctcccagcATATGCACATTCCGCAGCTCCATGCCTGTGTGCTCCAGACCGCAGTTAAGCAGTCCCGTCTGGAGTGTGTGACGGCATGTAACGCTGCCCTAGGCCATGCAAGATGCCTGCTCCCACTTAGAAGTGAAGGCAAAGAGATCATTAACAGATTCAAGTTgagaacagagcagcagaggggGAAGCAGGAATCAGATTGTGCCtcagagagaaaggggaaaCTTTCCTCCAGAATATTTTGGAtgaaactattattttcatttcacccTCAAATTATTAAATACCTCTTAACTGATTTCCCTCAAGGTTTTGGATAGGAAATGTTCTTATACACTAAATCCCCCGATAAGGCGTAGTATATACCAAATATGTCCAAACTTCCTCACTGTGTAATCCATCAAGTGGGATTTATACTTAAATGTAAGTGACAGACATGTCTCAAAACTATAGCTGTAGTCCACTTCAGCAGTAATTTTCATATTTCCATAaacgttttaaaaaaaataattttggtGTTGCTATCGCTACAATGGCATGTAACACAGTATCCAAATTATAAAAGCAGTGCAAGATTTTGAGCAAAGCTGCTAATTGTTTAGAGCCTATATGAGGTATGACACAAAGATACCTAAAAATAAATCTGGATTTGGAAGAGTGTAGATTTGGAGTCCTGTTGCAACAAAACAGCATGACTTATCAAAGttatttattaaatgaataaaaatcttACAAAAACAAATCGAGGCATAGCATTAggaaatatatacacaaaaccATACATAgctggcattaaaaaaaaaaaaaaaagatcaaaccATCTGAGGGCATCACATAGTGTAACTAGCACACCACAGATGTCCATGGTTCTCAtagattttatttagttttagaCTTGAAATGGttgtgaaataaatacaaaagcaAGAAGGGAAGTTGGGGCACAAGCAGTGATGTtaacagtgtcttttttttctgcgtCTAATTGATGAAAAACCAAGGTGTCAAACAATAAGGCTGTGTGTGATGAATATTCACAGTTCATAAAATGATCTCGTTTTAAGCCATGGCTTTCAAAGACAAGTCAACATTAAAGATATTTACAGTCACATCAGTGATTATTAGGAAGAgctaagaatgttttttttatattccacAGATTGCTTCATTTCTGTGTCTCCTAAGAACTGAAACATCACTGGTGCATCATACAAATGATCCTCGGTGTAAATAAATACCAAGGCTACTTAGTGGCCGCAtcagaaaaagaataaagacaGCAGAAGAAGGCGACACAGGCGACACTTAAATTTAAGTCCTGTctagcatttataagcagtatagaAACACACTATGAGGTAGTTgcaagcagatataaggacatttaaGTGTTTCTTAATGTAGAGAATTTGTCAATAATTATAACATCTCCTATAAAGAcgtcttttatatttttacaactgtgttttattatattgtctTTCATTATCTATTTATACACCAGCCTCCGCTTACGGCATGGGTGCCCACAAGAGTTATAATCTTACAactaataaacacttatatctactaacaactacattatagtgtgttataaaccatttattaaatgtttgtatactggttttaaatgctaaataggggaaCTTAAAGTTAAAATGATCTAGTGAGTAGCTCCTATCTACACATTAGATAAAGTGTTCTTATAAAGAAAGTAGCAACCGCAAGCATAATCGGGATAATTAATAAGATTTAACCCTCGATTTCCGCTGGAGAAATCTGATCACTTGGCCATGTAAACCCTTAACTGGgattctttcttgttttcttttttgaacGTGCACATGTGCTCAGAAATGATCCCAAATAGGGAAAGCCACATCATGCTGGAAATCAGTGTTGTTGGAAGAAAGTATCTCGTTTTGGCAAAAATCAACTGCAATACCAGAGCGGTTTTGGAAGTTGTGATTCATAAAACGAGGCTAAAAACACGATGATCTACGCCATCCGCATTTGTTTACAATAGCACGTGGAaggctgatattttttttttttttttttttttttttttaaaagggggCATCATGATGAATCTGATTACTGTCCAAAAAAACGTATAAATGGTGGTTTTAGAATAATCACACTCATGCAgcacatgtaaaaataacattattctATTTCCTGCTGCCACCTGAATACTCACCGTAACCAGGATTTGTACACATGGAAACGACACTGTCCCTCGAACAAGGCACTGCGACTTCACCAGAATTGAAGAATGTTGCTCCCTATGCCACTCAGCATCAGCAGTAAGAGGTCTGTAAGAGGTCCCCTGGTAATTGTTAGCACATTGCAGGAGGTACTTTTATGTAAATGGCACCATGTGAATTCAAATCATGACATAAACTGGGAAAGAGGAAAGCATTACAAGAATATTTTTTCGTTCTCTTAGTAAAAACTGAATTATAAGTGTCCAGCAAAACAGTTAGCGCTATCAGTGGCACCCTCCAACAGTGAGAGGTGTTGATATCAGAGTGCCTCCCTTGTCGTTTCAATGAGAGTTTCCCCTTCTTCACTTTAGTCTGTTAGTGTCATACGTGTGTCTGAGGAGCTGTCAGACCACAGAAACACCCTGCGTGGGGCAGTTAAGAGCTGTTACCACATCAGGCCTCTCAATGCGAGCCAGTGCAGAGCACAGCAGTCCCAGTGTGGAGCCTTCTTTCTGGGCCCAGTTAGAGAGGAGCGTGTGAGAGGGGGCCTCTCCACGCCCAAACAGGTCCAGCTGTTCAGACTCATAGCCCAGCGCTGCGCCCAGCTGCCTCCACCCCCGACCCCCTCCCTCCTGCAGGAGGCGCTCCACCTCTTCCTGTCTGTGGGGGGCTAGGTTGATGTACAGTCGAGTGTCCTGCTTGCTGTCCCTCTTAGTGCCtgtagaaacaaaaacaaagtaagTGTCCACTCCACTCATTTGGCTTTTACTAATCCCATAAGATCTTttcactaataataataatattaattatattattaatgaATACTCAAGTTAAATGGCAGAATTAAAAACGGTCTTAACAGAAATACCAAGTTCAACCATTTTTGGGGCATGAAATTAGAACACTTTCTTGTGGGAAACATTAGGAACTTACGTAACCTGTAAAAGTTTCCTGTTGACAAACAAATTTATGTTTACAAGTGTTTCTTGCCAAAATACCACTGTGTGAATCCTTGAGGCCTAAAGAATGTGTTTCATTTCCTTCCTGATAAACCATATGCAAAGCTAAAGGTGGTTTCACATCTACATGTATGTTGGCTAgctagcagtcttcttcttcacagccttttttttttttttggcacattgCTATTTTTGGCACGTTACTGCCATCAACAGTATATCAGTGGTGAACCGCTTATTTACATATATGTTAACAAATTGGGGACCCGCTCACAAAAACACTGCTCCATATAGCACTACTAGTGGTCAGAtactccacagggtacctttaagagAAAGTGTTCTGTTTGGAACAGaagaattttatcatttaacataatattttataatagaCAGTCCTGTTTCAAATTTTCTAAAGAAGTGAAAAGATTTCAAAATCATATCAATAGCCCATGAGCAAaggattaattttcttttttagttcTTTTCCTGAATAATCTAAGCAGCATGTAATTCAGGCATGTACACGCATTCCAGCACATTTCTGAGTTAAACAAAGTCTAACTttagagaaaatgttttcataacCTTGTTAAAATGCCTTCTCCTTCCTGCCTCAAAAGCCTTACTTTTGTGCCTAATGGTAGTTTGAAAGAGCTTGTGTGTACCACACCTTTGCTAGGCTGATTGTCCTGTAGGCTCTGAGAGTCTAGAAAAACACCGCTGTCACTTTGGAGCTTTTCTCCCTCTGGAGATGTTCCCAACTCGGCTGCACGAGCTTTGGAAAGAGCCTTCTTCTGTTTACATGATCTCCAGCTGAGAAGAGTAGAGGAAAACAATGTCAGTTAAACGACCTACAGTGAGCTATTTTTCATCCCAGGGCCAATTTCCTAATCACTATTACATCCATTTAAGGACTGGGACCCATTCTTAGTGAGATCTTACCATTTATAAGCAACATAAAGAAGCAGACCCAGCACCACAGCAGCCAGGACAGAGACATAAGCCAGAATGTTGTTGCTGCCACCCTCATCCTGGGGGGTAAACTTGGGTGTTCCAGGAGCAGAACTGGACTCCCCTTCCTCCGTCACCTCCTCTACACCTGGCCAGCGAGGAGAGTCACGGGGCCCATCAGACTCAGCGGGACGGGATAGAATGTGCAGCCTCTTATCTATTAAGATTGAGAAAGGGAGACGTGTCAGTGACAGTATCAGTATATCTGCACATATGGATGTCAGAGAAACATTTGGACTGCATAAATTAGGGCCAgaaataaatccacagaagcCTGTACGCCTGATGTAATGATAGCCTCAGTCACCCTGGTCCCCTGGGGTTTTGAAACCTTTCACTGCCCCTGTTTCCagcctctgtctccctcctgtGGTCTGCCTATTTTGGGATCAAACGCTACAAGGTACTGTGCTGACCTCAGGGGGGTCAAAGGGTCATGACATATGGACCCAGCGTGTGTACAGATGACCTTACTCCTGGAGAGCGAGTGTAGCCATTTGGGAGCAAACAGACTAGTTGTAAGGGTCAGCATCCTCCCTTGGCCTGAAGGTTCGGGGGGGCAGTTAACCTAAAGACCTGTCAAGCTTATAGCAATTGGACTACAGCACTTAAGTGGACTCTTTTTTCCCTACTCATGTTTCCCAGCTCGAGTGTTCAGATGAGGTGTGGATGCAGGTGTTGACCATATGTCCTTGTGTTCTCCAAAACCCTCCCACTCCGTGTCCCCCTCTCTTTTAACTCACTCttctttttatctttcactatagcatattttctttctgtctgtttcttccTTACAACTCACCCATGCAGAGTGTGTCAGAGTTGGGCATGCAGGCTCGGATCTCCACTTCACTTTCAGAGCATTGTGTGCAGCTCTGGCAGGGACTGGTGCTAAGGTGCTCCTCAGAGAAGGTTCCCGGGCCACAGACCTGGCATCGTGTGTCTCCCTGTAGGCCGCACTGCTGCGTAGCACCCATACCACGGGTGCATTTGGAACAAGGCGCACACAGGCTGTAGTTGCGCATAAAGAAGAAGCCGTTGTCACATTCACATTGTGTGTCTTTAGTGGCAGAGCAAGGGGCCCCCATGGGAACACCGGATGGGCACTTGGAGCAGGGGAGGCAAGGGCCGAGGCCTTCAGAGGAAGAATATGTTCctaggagacagattacaagATCAATGTCAGTCTGAATGTCGTTTTCTCAATAAAATCAGTATTAATGTGGCGTCGCAGCACCATCTAAAATCTTCCAGCCAGATGACAGAGATAATGATAAGGCAGGTAAAACATGTTCTATATTGGTGGCAGTAACATTAGATTATAATTGCTCACCCTGTGGGCATTGTGCACACTTGGTATCCTCTTTCCCACACTCAACCTCCACTCCAAAGCCAGCAGGACACTGACTGCAACACTGCCCTGATTCAGTGAACTGGCCACTGGCACAGGCATCTCCAAAAGTAACCTACAGAAGATAGATGACacagttagaaaaaaaataccacaacTGTGTTTATtatgaaagaacaaaacaaataactCGTAGCAGGCTTATGTTAAGATTATTTTGACAGTTACGGGATTGACATttaattctacttttaaaggAAGTAGTTACCAAATAAGTGAGCAACAAAGGAGGCATTGCTTTATCTAGGGAGTTTTCTTCCTTACGCCACATGAAGGAAGGAAATCACACGCATCCCATTCCTATGCAATTAAAGAAGCcgaaactgaactgaaaatggcctttttaatctttctgtcTGCCTCAGTTTTCACCCTTAAAGTGCTCTGAGTCCTTATCTACAAGTGGGTAATGGAGAGCCCGGCTTAAGTTATGACATGAGGGATAGATCAGACATTCCTAACGGCTTGTGCAGCAGAGTTGGTGCCTGACAGGAGTGGCTGGCTTTAATCAGATGGCTTTGGACGAGTGGAAAGAATAAGACATAAAGGGGTGAGGGAAAACACtcagaaaaggaggaaggaagaagtAAAAAAGAGCTTCCGCCCTCCCACTCATATCAAATCATTGTGAATGAcaatgtgtaactgtgtgtgtgtcaatatagtgtgtgtgtgtatttcttgaCATCAGAAAAAGAGGGGGGAGGTATATAAAGGAGACAGTTTGAGCCCGGGGCAAGGGTGTCAGTTAACCAAGGCTGCCCAGCATGCGAGTGTCTGTTTGGGTGAGAGGGGGCCTTTGAAGTCGCCAAGCCCCGCAGGTGTGTCTATGAAGGTCAGTATTTCACTACTCCCCTTCTCCAGGCTCTGAACGACGGCATCTTAAACATGCGCACATTTAAGGGAGATTGGCCTACTCCGCCTGAGGGCTGACAAGAGCAAACAGATGTCTAACAACTAACCTCCTGCAAAGGGGAAAAGTAACAGCTAAACAACCTACTGATGTATCTCTTTGTCTCTGAAGTCTGCCAAGAAACACAGGCAACATGTGTGAACCTGTAGAGCCTCCAACACAAAGCCCAccagaaatacacacatcacacacacacacacacaccgtgcCATGCCCCTAGTcgcaaaacactgaaatgttccATGCTGATAATACAGAAGGAACAGCTTTGAAACGGGGCTCGCCTCGTTCCAAAAACAACAGCCAGTTTTACTGCGGCGCTTACAGAGGAGCCCGATGATATCTGAACACCAGCCGCAGAACCCAGATCAGAGGTATTAGGGGTGTCGGGGTGGTAGGATCCAGCAGGCAGGAACCAGTGGGATGTTTGGGGTTGGCAGACTGTGACCAAGTTTGGATCATAATAACTTGGAGCAGAAAGGTATCCTAGTAAGTCTGATTGACCCTCTCCATGTGACAGATGGAACTCCTCTGCTAATGCTAGCTACTCTTTTAGCCCTCAATCCATACTTTGATAAATATTTGGTGATAGtggctctgttttatttttatctggctttttgtcattttacagtGCCTGGTGTGAGTTTTGGCTGGTGTAGCTCTGTAAGCCTGGCTGCAGGGCCAACTCTGCTCAGAGCAGGAACTGCCAAAGGTTTGGCACTTCACCCAATGGTGCCCAGCGTACAATGAAATATTTAGTCCATGCCTCATtggagaggagatgaaacagtgaTCTACTCAGCAGAGGAATGGCTAAGGAattatctactgtatatacagtatgaaatcATACTATATATGGATAAGTCTGCAActaactgttattttcattattaattaatctgctgattattttctggattaataattttgttaataaaatgtcagaaaatagtgaaaaatgtccgttGTAGTTTCTTAGAGCACAAGGTGACAActacaaatgttttgttttacaatcaacagtcaaaaattcaaacatattttttttatgtgtcatatttactatcatatatgacacataaaagcttcagagtatcacatttgagaagctgcaaccagtaaATGTTCATCATTTTTTAGGAAAAGTGctaaacaattatttgattatcaaaatagttgctgattaattttatcTTCATTGactcagctttaatttattatttacctAATTAATCACCTATTGTTACCAAATATTGTGAAACCCTTTACCCTCTTATATTTGCTCTGCAATATCATACAATGGCTTTATGTCCAATTTTCAAACAAAGATTAATTTGCTGAGCATGCACAAAAGAGCATTCAGTCTTATCTGTTGTCTTTGGGGCAGAGAGTTGGAGTGAAGGGGGCCGCAGTTGCTTTTTCCATTTAGGTAAGAAGCTGCAATCTGAGGGATTCCCCAGTGAGAACAGACGGACCACCGAGGAGTACTGCTTTCAATGGGGCTCTCAACTCCACGGCTGCCGGAGTCACTCAGTCAACGCAgatcacacacgcacacacacacacacacacacacacacacacacccttcacTCTacctaaaacattttttgtgccCTTTTGAAGTGAAACCACTTTAGAAACATGCGTCCTGGAGTTTTCCACAATTAATCTCATCTGCATGAAAATAAGCACACAAAAGGAtgcactctctctccctctctctctccctatgaAGACACTGACCCATGAGCTTTCACAATCTGACTGTGACGACAACAGACAGGTCTTTCAGCAGAAACTGAGGGAAAGTTGTGTAAGCTGCACACCCTATCTGCACCGATTACTGTGATTAGTAGACAGGGAGCATAAGGGACAAATTAAAAGGACATGAGTTCTTTTTCAGAAAGCTCATCCAAAAACTATGATCCTAAATCAAACAAGACAGAACAAAGCGATTCCTTTAACTATGATCTACAGATTTCTAACTCTCACCAAAAAGTCGTGAAGaggttaaaatgtttaaatgatccTGAAGTTCACCCCCCAAAGAAGTTTGTTTAACTACTGAATGGAAATTCAAATGACTGTGgtaacaaactaaaataacccccctccccaaatcacacacacacacacacacacatacaccacaaaCTAGGAGAAAATGATGATAATTGCTTTGCTCCGGATATCCAGACTCCAGCAAATACTCAAAGCTAGGCCGCATTTTCACCAGGGATTGCTGAGAGCAACAAATGTTGCAGCATGTACAGTGAACTACAGGCGACGTGACCCTTAGAAACTTAAGAGTTAACAGCAGAAAATCTTCAATGCCCCAACTTAAGATACAATCACCTTCTGCACTAAATCATCTGGTGAGTAATGAGAAAATCATCTGACAGTGCAAATGTTGACTTTTCAGTGTAACCCGGGCCAAAGAAACATCTTAAAGTGACTGTGTTTTGAAACGCAGATGAGAAAGGGCATCTAAGATTTCAAAAAGAAACCCTGTTGATATCACACCCTTATGAAAGGAAAGATACACATCTTTTTAAAGGCTGAAAGTTTATCTAAATACTTTGATCTAACAAAAGTGCTTTGACTCTTGAGGAGCATGTCCAGACAGGACTACAAGCCCCGTGGGCTTTTTGAGGTAGATGAGTGTCAAATTATTGTCTGCAACTGTGTAGACAGGGGCTTTCTTTTCACACTGATCTCAGTTTAATAATATGCTATCAAACGTCACTAAAACTATAATTTGTCCTAGAAATACATCTTTTATTACTGCATAGGTGCATTCACTTTGTAAATTGTGTGCTACCGAGTTGGTTTGATGTTCCAAGTTGTTTGTCCCATTCTAGCCACAAATTTTAtcatgtgaggggaaaaaaacgaAAACTGACTTTCCAATTTTCAGAGTTGATTGCATTAAACAAAAAGTTCCAAAATGTTCCAGCATGAGGAATGGACAACAGCCTGCGTGTAGATGTACAATGAAGTATGCCCTATGAGAACATATTCAAGCTGCTAAATGAGGAGTAGTTTAATGTCACTGTTGTTTTAGTCAGGAGAAAATTGAAAGACCGGATGAGATTTAATCAAAGCTCTCATTTTACtctccactcttttttttttgccaactaCAGGATGACAACAAACATATTCACCAACAGTAGATCACAGCCTTAATGAGATATGGCTCTCTAACGCAAAACAGGatgtaaaacattatttccttGGGGAACAATGGTGTAGATTTGAAGCCAGTAAGGTTTAAATTGCCTGATAAGAGTGATGCTGTGAGTGTGAAATAAGAAAGCAGCAGGTTATAAAGTTTTCCGactaaatgaaaatgtgtgtcaTTATGCATATAAAGCAACAATTGTCTTACTTTTAGAAGAAGAAGCGCGCAGATGATAAACGGTCTCATTTCTTCAGTCTTCAAAATCCTCCTTGGCTTCGAGCGGGCAGATGTGTGCGTCTgactcaactttttttttttttcagtctgcaGCCCTCAAAAAGAAAAGTGTCATTAAAACTCCCAGTTCtctaacatatatatatatgtgtgtgtcacaaaAAGACACCAAACTTGTCAAAAAACGCGCTGGTTCTGCAGATTGGAGAGTTCGGTCATAGTCCAATAATCAAACTGTTTTTACGCATGAGAAAGAAGTTTTCAAATGGAGGCTGTGCAGTCCATACTTTCTCCCAGTTGCGGCGCAGTAGACGCATTAGCTTCTTTTAATACATTCCCTGCTGGTAAGTTAACACaaagtttcttctgtttcagctCGCAGGATGCACGGTTCGCCCACTCTCCTGCAGCTCTGCAACAGATGAGGCAGGAAAAGCTCCCGCGAGCTCTCCTGGGCCttttctccacccatctcctcAGCTTTCAAAGTggctttctgattggctgcatcCCTGCGACGCGCTGTTGGTAAAGATAATGTAATACGGAAGGCAAAGAAACTGGCATTGACACTGTGATTATTTATTCAGATGATTGAAATTGCCTTTACCTAcctgcagaaatacagaaatatgatatgtcagagaaaaaaaaaaacatatggtAATGAGGTTAACAAACCTGCAGACATGGCAGATTTCATGACATGTACAATAATGTACAATTTACTGTATGCATGAAAATATTACCAAGCAGTTACATattgagaaagacagaaatatcaGTGGTAGAATGTaactaagtgcatttactcaagtatggTGCTCAAGTACAAATTTGAGGAACT
The sequence above is drawn from the Thunnus maccoyii chromosome 10, fThuMac1.1, whole genome shotgun sequence genome and encodes:
- the nradd gene encoding tumor necrosis factor receptor superfamily member 16 isoform X2, with protein sequence MRPFIICALLLLKVTFGDACASGQFTESGQCCSQCPAGFGVEVECGKEDTKCAQCPQGTYSSSEGLGPCLPCSKCPSGVPMGAPCSATKDTQCECDNGFFFMRNYSLCAPCSKCTRGMGATQQCGLQGDTRCQVCGPGTFSEEHLSTSPCQSCTQCSESEVEIRACMPNSDTLCMDKRLHILSRPAESDGPRDSPRWPGVEEVTEEGESSSAPGTPKFTPQDEGGSNNILAYVSVLAAVVLGLLLYVAYKCWRSCKQKKALSKARAAELGTSPEGEKLQSDSGVFLDSQSLQDNQPSKGTKRDSKQDTRLYINLAPHRQEEVERLLQEGGGRGWRQLGAALGYESEQLDLFGRGEAPSHTLLSNWAQKEGSTLGLLCSALARIERPDVVTALNCPTQGVSVV
- the nradd gene encoding tumor necrosis factor receptor superfamily member 16 isoform X1, which codes for MRLLRRNWEKTEKKKKLSQTHTSARSKPRRILKTEEMRPFIICALLLLKVTFGDACASGQFTESGQCCSQCPAGFGVEVECGKEDTKCAQCPQGTYSSSEGLGPCLPCSKCPSGVPMGAPCSATKDTQCECDNGFFFMRNYSLCAPCSKCTRGMGATQQCGLQGDTRCQVCGPGTFSEEHLSTSPCQSCTQCSESEVEIRACMPNSDTLCMDKRLHILSRPAESDGPRDSPRWPGVEEVTEEGESSSAPGTPKFTPQDEGGSNNILAYVSVLAAVVLGLLLYVAYKCWRSCKQKKALSKARAAELGTSPEGEKLQSDSGVFLDSQSLQDNQPSKGTKRDSKQDTRLYINLAPHRQEEVERLLQEGGGRGWRQLGAALGYESEQLDLFGRGEAPSHTLLSNWAQKEGSTLGLLCSALARIERPDVVTALNCPTQGVSVV